The Trichosurus vulpecula isolate mTriVul1 chromosome 3, mTriVul1.pri, whole genome shotgun sequence genome includes a window with the following:
- the CARMIL2 gene encoding capping protein, Arp2/3 and myosin-I linker protein 2 isoform X4, whose translation MAQPPEGISYELQDEITRFLWPKEVKLLLIIQMYEREGPEERERVLALLPWRAYLLHTSLPLRVDCTFSYLEVKEMILQEIPPQVIIELELLPKLTMKLPALGALEQLALHMAMSIRKVFPETSPRKLFRKSPSTLLARLEKRSSSLEEVTLGSLGPCGGFSETYAALCDYNGFPFREEIQWDVDNIYHSQDCRNFSLRDFSHLHSRDVALSVAALSYNLWFSRLSCSDLKLSLEVSEQILYMLSKSSRLEELVLDNCGLKGDFAQRLAQSLAEHPRSALSALSLAGNPLEDRGVTALSRHLEKRPRALTRLNLSRTGLTTRGMSALGQALLTNSAFASSLTHLDLSGNPGALGITEDEGGLYSFLSHPNAVTHLNLSGTDCALDILFRALSRGCCANLVHLDASNNIFSHIRSRAVPSSLQSFFSQARSLRHVGLAGTKLPSEALRSLLQGLALNTQLTDIRLDLNTCELRSAGAQVIQDLIFDINSVRALDLSDNGFDTDMVTLVLAIGRSKSIRHVALGKNFNIKSKESLGDVLHRIVQLTQDDDCPLQSLSVAESRLKLGTSVLLNALGSNPSLTSLDISGNAMGDTGAKMLAKALQINTQLRTVIWDRNNTTAQGFLDVAHALEGNHTLKNMPLPLSDLTQAYRSNPERTSDAIHQIQACLLRNNHTHRTLPDHAFRLQQGIVTRSSEQMVNEMCLTVQEHMELLGCWPSPRGEAALRQAEEAIRDANFSISILPVLYEAGNSPYHNSQLQQKLEMLLEEVGQACHQEIQSFVQATLDTVQSLCPRVMQKAGRREQLSSAISGQVSRQDHLGLSLLLEQLLNDAFSKLNEIRLSITAAAAERIIAQVVEDLSAAQNRLVESLSQNTPEAPPSPLLTDCAEVGARKSGILPHKGERSPGEGETEGLSSLGEDKVAQWRRNKHNQSIRPTPAVRSPSEEPELEPEPESEPEPEPEPELAAQGEDAEPGGQRAGPSLSSSAPVSSQPGPVPTPLPAVPELHMDLPLANQPLDHPTRARPRPRRRHHQPPSKVQVPPVVPEEENGLNARVDEGVDEFFSKRLIHQERLWSPRDTVPEPGTPVSSRTLRKKLGTLFAFKKPRSTRGSRAEPDTSPGAPPRTRKAAFSDLLRPPSRPGRAEEPGVEGSLEGVPSCSPDPARRSRPRYAREGKAHSMILLSADEEEALGGRQEKRRPLERGDTEMPPSFEQRVHVMLQRIGVGRGGGGGDSKRKQSKDGEIKKAGSDGDIMDSSAESPPLSLKSRTHSVSADSSCRPGPGGRGPEPVAWKALGRQLNAELRGKGWDRPGPRTPSPNLLQPEPSFPSPCPSPIPSPRLSPRRASNAGNCQLTQDNALGTRSEATSPSREVPLRLHRSPVLKRRPRVEDPSSSPSLGSAMSTEPRLLPPPDELKPEVPASLESVPLTTPPPATDQRVGSQAPATPSP comes from the exons GTGATAATCGAGCTGGAACTGCTGCCCAAGCTGACCATGAAACTTCCTGCTCTCGGGGCCCTGGAGCAGTTGGCCTTACACATGGCTATGTCTATCCGGAAAGTCTTCCCAGAGACTTCACCCAG GAAGCTGTTCCGGAAGTCTCCCTCAACCCTGCTGGCCCGACTGGAGAAACGAAGTAGCTCCCTGGAGGAGGTGACACTAGGCAGCCTTGGTCCTTGTG GAGGATTCTCTGAGACCTATGCTGCTCTGTGTGACTATAATGGGTTCCCATTCCGGGAGGAGATCCAATGG GATGTGGACAATATCTACCATAGCCAAGACTGTCGGAACTTCAGCCTAAGAGATTTCAGCCATCTGCACAGCCG gGACGTGGCCCTAAGTGTAGCTGCTTTGTCTTACAACCTTTGGTTCAGCCGCCTTTCCTGCTCTGACCTCAagctg agcCTGGAGGTGTCTGAGCAGATACTCTACATGCTGAGCAAGTCGTCCCGGTTGGAGGAACTGGTGCTGGACAACTGCGGTCTGAAGGG GGACTTTGCGCAGCGCCTGGCTCAGTCCCTGGCGGAGCATCCCCGGTCGGCCCTCAGTGCTCTCAGCCTGGCAGGGAACCCTTTGGAGGATCGAG GAGTGACAGCGCTCAGCCGCCACCTGGAAAAGCGTCCTCGGGCTCTGACGAGGCTCAACCTCTCCCGGACAGGGCTGACCACCAGAG GAATGAGTGCCCTGGGCCAGGCCCTACTCACCAACTCTGCCTTTGCTTCCTCCCTAACCCACTTGGACCTGTCTGGGAATCCTGGGGCTCTGGGGATCACAGAGGATGAAGGG GGTCTCTACAGTTTCCTGAGTCATCCCAACGCTGTGACCCACCTAAACCTCTCAGGGACTGACTGTGCCCTGGACATT ctGTTCCGGGCACTGTCTCGAGGTTGCTGTGCCAACCTTGTTCATCTTGACGCTTCCAACAACATCTTCTCCCACAT AAGGAGCCGGGCAGTGCCCTCCTCACTCCAGTCATTCTTTAGCCAGGCAAGGTCACTTCGCCATGTGGGTTTGGCAGGAACCAAGTTGCCTTCAGAGGCTCTCAG GAGCCTTCTTCAAGGCTTGGCCCTCAATACTCAACTCACCGACATCCGCTTGGACCTCAACACGTGTGAG CTTCGTTCCGCTGGTGCTCAAGTGATTCAAGACCTCATCTTTGACATCAATTCAGTGAGGGCCCTGGATTTGTCTGACAATG GTTTTGACACAGACATGGTAACCTTGGTGTTGGCCATCGGGAGGAGCAAGTCCATCCGACATGTGGCTCTGGGGAAGAACTTCAACATTAAGTCAAA gGAGTCCCTTGGGGATGTGCTACACCGAATTGTCCAGCTCACCCAAGACGATGACTGT CCCCTACAGTCTCTCTCTGTGGCTGAGTCAAGGCTGAAACTGGGCACCAGTGTTCTGCTGAATGCCCTGGGCAGCAACCCTAGCCTGACGTCATTGGACATCAGTGGCAATGCCATGGGGGACACAGGTGCCAAGATGTTGGCCAAAGCCCTGCAGATCAACACCCAGCTCAG GACTGTGATCTGGGACCGAAACAACACCACAGCTCAGGGGTTCCTGGATGTGGCTCATGCCCTAGAGGGGAACCACACACTGAAAAACATGCCCCTGCCTCTGAGTGACTTGACCCAAGCCTATCGAAGCAACCCAGAGCGAACCTCTGATGCAATACATCAG ATCCAGGCCTGTCTCTTGAGGAATAATCACACACACAGAACCCTGCCTGACCATGCCTTCCGCCTGCAACAGGGAATTGTCACCCGATCTTCTGAACAG atgGTGAACGAAATGTGCCTGACAGTGCAGGAGCACATGGAGTTGCTGGGCTGCTGGCCCAGCCCTCGGGGTGAGGCTGCCTTGCGCCAGGCTGAGGAAGCTATCCGTGATGCTAATTTCTCCATCAGT ATCCTGCCTGTGCTGTATGAGGCTGGAAACTCCCCATATCACAACAGCCAGCTGCAGCAGAAATTAGAGATGCTCCTGGAGGAGGTGGGCCAGGCCTGTCACCAGGAGATCCAG TCTTTTGTGCAAGCCACGCTGGACACAGTTCAGAGCTTGTGCCCAAGAGTGATGCAGAAGGCCGGCCGTCGGGAGCAGCTGAGTAGTGCCATCTCGGGCCAGGTCAGCCGGCAGGACCACCTGGGCCTCAGCCTACTCTTGGAGCAACTTCTCAATGATGCCTTCAGCAAACTCAA TGAGATCCGACTGTCTATCACAGCAGCTGCTGCAGAGCGAATCATTGCCCAGGTAGTGGAGGACCTGAGTGCTGCCCAGAACCGACTG GTGGAAAGCTTGTCTCAGAACACACCAGAAGCACCGCCTTCCCCACTTCTCACAGACTGTGCTGAAGTAGGGGCCAGGAAGAGTGGGATTCTTCCACATAAGGGAGAGAGAAGTCctggagagggggagacagaagGCCTTTCTTCCCTGGGGGAG gataAGGTGGCCCAATGGAGAAGAAATAAACACAATCAGAGCATCCGGCCTACCCCTGCTGTCCGAA GTCCCTCGGAGGAGCCGGAGCTGGAGCCGGAGCCGGAGTcagagccggagccggagccggagcccgaGCTGGCGGCTCAAGGAGAGGATGCAGAGCCCGGCGGGCAGCGGGCGGGGCCGTCACTTAGCAGCAGCGCCCCAGTCTCGTCCCAGCCCGGCCCGGTCCCGACCCCGCTCCCCGCAGTCCCGGAGCTCCACATGGACCTGCCTCTTGCCAACCAGCCGCTGGACCACCCCACCCGGGCCCGGCCAAGGCCCCGCCGCCGTCACCACCAGCCGCCCAGCAAGGTCCAG GTACCTCCCGTTGTGCCTGAGGAGGAAAACGGCCTTAATGCCCGGGTGGACGAAGGTGTGGACGAGTTCTTCTCCAAGAGACTGATACACCAAGAGAGACT GTGGTCCCCTCGGGATACAGTCCCTGAACCTGGGACCCCTGTCAGCTCCCGAACACTCCGGAAAAAGCTGGGCACCCTTTTTGCCTTCAAGAAGCCACGGTCAACTCGGGGGTCTAGGGCTGAGCCTGACACCAGCCCTGGGGCTCCTCCTCGAACCCGGAAAGCCGCATTCAGTGACCTTCTACGCCCACCCAGCCGGCCTGGCCGAGCAGAGGAACCTGGAGTTGAAGGGAGTTTGGAAGGAGTACCCAGTTGCTCCCCAGATCCTGCCCGTAGGAGTCGACCTCGTTATGCCAGAGAAGGCAAAGCTCATTCTATGATCCTGctttctgcagatgaggaagagGCCCTAGGTGGGCGGCAGGAGAAG CGTCGACCATTGGAACGAGGAGACACAGAGATGCCTCCATCCTTCGAGCAGCGAGTACATGTCATGCTTCAGCGAATCGGTGTGGgcaggggaggtggaggaggtgaCAGCAAGAGGAAGCAG agcAAAGATGGGGAGATAAAGAAAGCCGGCTCCGATG GAGACATCATGGACAGCTCAGCTGAGTCGCCGCCCCTCTCTCTCAAGTCCAGAACACACTCAGTGTCTGCAG ATTCATCGTGCCGTCCGGGACCAGGAGGCCGGGGGCCGGAGCCTGTGGCCTGGAAGGCCCTGGGCCGGCAGCTGAATGCAGAACTCAGAGGGAAGGGCTGGGACCGGCCAGGACCCCGGACACCCTCCCCTAACCTGCTTCAACCTGAGCCCAGCTTCCCAAGCCCCTGTCCCAGCCCCATCCCATCCCCTCGGCTGTCCCCCCGAAGAGCCAGCAATGCTGGGAATTGCCAGCTCACCCAGGACAATGCCCTGGGAACCAGGAGCGAAG CTACGTCTCCCAGCAGAGAGGTGCCCCTGCGGCTACATCGTTCTCCCGTCCTCAAACGTCGTCCCCGGGTTGAAGACCCCTCATCATCACCGAGCCTGG GATCAGCCATGAGCACAGAGCCCCGGCTGCTGCCGCCACCGGATGAGCTGAAACCAGAGGTGCCTGCCAGCCTGGAGTCTGTCCCcttgaccacccctcccccagccacaGACCAAAGAGTGGGCAGCCAAGCACCTGCCACCCCCAGCCCCTGA
- the CARMIL2 gene encoding capping protein, Arp2/3 and myosin-I linker protein 2 isoform X1: MAQPPEGISYELQDEITRFLWPKEVKLLLIIQMYEREGPEERERVLALLPWRAYLLHTSLPLRVDCTFSYLEVKEMILQEIPPQVIIELELLPKLTMKLPALGALEQLALHMAMSIRKVFPETSPRKLFRKSPSTLLARLEKRSSSLEEVTLGSLGPCGGFSETYAALCDYNGFPFREEIQWDVDNIYHSQDCRNFSLRDFSHLHSRDVALSVAALSYNLWFSRLSCSDLKLSLEVSEQILYMLSKSSRLEELVLDNCGLKGDFAQRLAQSLAEHPRSALSALSLAGNPLEDRGVTALSRHLEKRPRALTRLNLSRTGLTTRGMSALGQALLTNSAFASSLTHLDLSGNPGALGITEDEGGLYSFLSHPNAVTHLNLSGTDCALDILFRALSRGCCANLVHLDASNNIFSHIRSRAVPSSLQSFFSQARSLRHVGLAGTKLPSEALRSLLQGLALNTQLTDIRLDLNTCELRSAGAQVIQDLIFDINSVRALDLSDNGFDTDMVTLVLAIGRSKSIRHVALGKNFNIKSKESLGDVLHRIVQLTQDDDCPLQSLSVAESRLKLGTSVLLNALGSNPSLTSLDISGNAMGDTGAKMLAKALQINTQLRTVIWDRNNTTAQGFLDVAHALEGNHTLKNMPLPLSDLTQAYRSNPERTSDAIHQIQACLLRNNHTHRTLPDHAFRLQQGIVTRSSEQMVNEMCLTVQEHMELLGCWPSPRGEAALRQAEEAIRDANFSISILPVLYEAGNSPYHNSQLQQKLEMLLEEVGQACHQEIQSFVQATLDTVQSLCPRVMQKAGRREQLSSAISGQVSRQDHLGLSLLLEQLLNDAFSKLNEIRLSITAAAAERIIAQVVEDLSAAQNRLVESLSQNTPEAPPSPLLTDCAEVGARKSGILPHKGERSPGEGETEGLSSLGEDKVAQWRRNKHNQSIRPTPAVRSPSEEPELEPEPESEPEPEPEPELAAQGEDAEPGGQRAGPSLSSSAPVSSQPGPVPTPLPAVPELHMDLPLANQPLDHPTRARPRPRRRHHQPPSKVQVPPVVPEEENGLNARVDEGVDEFFSKRLIHQERLWSPRDTVPEPGTPVSSRTLRKKLGTLFAFKKPRSTRGSRAEPDTSPGAPPRTRKAAFSDLLRPPSRPGRAEEPGVEGSLEGVPSCSPDPARRSRPRYAREGKAHSMILLSADEEEALGGRQEKRRPLERGDTEMPPSFEQRVHVMLQRIGVGRGGGGGDSKRKQSKDGEIKKAGSDGDIMDSSAESPPLSLKSRTHSVSADSSCRPGPGGRGPEPVAWKALGRQLNAELRGKGWDRPGPRTPSPNLLQPEPSFPSPCPSPIPSPRLSPRRASNAGNCQLTQDNALGTRSEDNHLKPRAVLATRRAVSVHEEQLQAPAAATSPSREVPLRLHRSPVLKRRPRVEDPSSSPSLGSAMSTEPRLLPPPDELKPEVPASLESVPLTTPPPATDQRVGSQAPATPSP; encoded by the exons GTGATAATCGAGCTGGAACTGCTGCCCAAGCTGACCATGAAACTTCCTGCTCTCGGGGCCCTGGAGCAGTTGGCCTTACACATGGCTATGTCTATCCGGAAAGTCTTCCCAGAGACTTCACCCAG GAAGCTGTTCCGGAAGTCTCCCTCAACCCTGCTGGCCCGACTGGAGAAACGAAGTAGCTCCCTGGAGGAGGTGACACTAGGCAGCCTTGGTCCTTGTG GAGGATTCTCTGAGACCTATGCTGCTCTGTGTGACTATAATGGGTTCCCATTCCGGGAGGAGATCCAATGG GATGTGGACAATATCTACCATAGCCAAGACTGTCGGAACTTCAGCCTAAGAGATTTCAGCCATCTGCACAGCCG gGACGTGGCCCTAAGTGTAGCTGCTTTGTCTTACAACCTTTGGTTCAGCCGCCTTTCCTGCTCTGACCTCAagctg agcCTGGAGGTGTCTGAGCAGATACTCTACATGCTGAGCAAGTCGTCCCGGTTGGAGGAACTGGTGCTGGACAACTGCGGTCTGAAGGG GGACTTTGCGCAGCGCCTGGCTCAGTCCCTGGCGGAGCATCCCCGGTCGGCCCTCAGTGCTCTCAGCCTGGCAGGGAACCCTTTGGAGGATCGAG GAGTGACAGCGCTCAGCCGCCACCTGGAAAAGCGTCCTCGGGCTCTGACGAGGCTCAACCTCTCCCGGACAGGGCTGACCACCAGAG GAATGAGTGCCCTGGGCCAGGCCCTACTCACCAACTCTGCCTTTGCTTCCTCCCTAACCCACTTGGACCTGTCTGGGAATCCTGGGGCTCTGGGGATCACAGAGGATGAAGGG GGTCTCTACAGTTTCCTGAGTCATCCCAACGCTGTGACCCACCTAAACCTCTCAGGGACTGACTGTGCCCTGGACATT ctGTTCCGGGCACTGTCTCGAGGTTGCTGTGCCAACCTTGTTCATCTTGACGCTTCCAACAACATCTTCTCCCACAT AAGGAGCCGGGCAGTGCCCTCCTCACTCCAGTCATTCTTTAGCCAGGCAAGGTCACTTCGCCATGTGGGTTTGGCAGGAACCAAGTTGCCTTCAGAGGCTCTCAG GAGCCTTCTTCAAGGCTTGGCCCTCAATACTCAACTCACCGACATCCGCTTGGACCTCAACACGTGTGAG CTTCGTTCCGCTGGTGCTCAAGTGATTCAAGACCTCATCTTTGACATCAATTCAGTGAGGGCCCTGGATTTGTCTGACAATG GTTTTGACACAGACATGGTAACCTTGGTGTTGGCCATCGGGAGGAGCAAGTCCATCCGACATGTGGCTCTGGGGAAGAACTTCAACATTAAGTCAAA gGAGTCCCTTGGGGATGTGCTACACCGAATTGTCCAGCTCACCCAAGACGATGACTGT CCCCTACAGTCTCTCTCTGTGGCTGAGTCAAGGCTGAAACTGGGCACCAGTGTTCTGCTGAATGCCCTGGGCAGCAACCCTAGCCTGACGTCATTGGACATCAGTGGCAATGCCATGGGGGACACAGGTGCCAAGATGTTGGCCAAAGCCCTGCAGATCAACACCCAGCTCAG GACTGTGATCTGGGACCGAAACAACACCACAGCTCAGGGGTTCCTGGATGTGGCTCATGCCCTAGAGGGGAACCACACACTGAAAAACATGCCCCTGCCTCTGAGTGACTTGACCCAAGCCTATCGAAGCAACCCAGAGCGAACCTCTGATGCAATACATCAG ATCCAGGCCTGTCTCTTGAGGAATAATCACACACACAGAACCCTGCCTGACCATGCCTTCCGCCTGCAACAGGGAATTGTCACCCGATCTTCTGAACAG atgGTGAACGAAATGTGCCTGACAGTGCAGGAGCACATGGAGTTGCTGGGCTGCTGGCCCAGCCCTCGGGGTGAGGCTGCCTTGCGCCAGGCTGAGGAAGCTATCCGTGATGCTAATTTCTCCATCAGT ATCCTGCCTGTGCTGTATGAGGCTGGAAACTCCCCATATCACAACAGCCAGCTGCAGCAGAAATTAGAGATGCTCCTGGAGGAGGTGGGCCAGGCCTGTCACCAGGAGATCCAG TCTTTTGTGCAAGCCACGCTGGACACAGTTCAGAGCTTGTGCCCAAGAGTGATGCAGAAGGCCGGCCGTCGGGAGCAGCTGAGTAGTGCCATCTCGGGCCAGGTCAGCCGGCAGGACCACCTGGGCCTCAGCCTACTCTTGGAGCAACTTCTCAATGATGCCTTCAGCAAACTCAA TGAGATCCGACTGTCTATCACAGCAGCTGCTGCAGAGCGAATCATTGCCCAGGTAGTGGAGGACCTGAGTGCTGCCCAGAACCGACTG GTGGAAAGCTTGTCTCAGAACACACCAGAAGCACCGCCTTCCCCACTTCTCACAGACTGTGCTGAAGTAGGGGCCAGGAAGAGTGGGATTCTTCCACATAAGGGAGAGAGAAGTCctggagagggggagacagaagGCCTTTCTTCCCTGGGGGAG gataAGGTGGCCCAATGGAGAAGAAATAAACACAATCAGAGCATCCGGCCTACCCCTGCTGTCCGAA GTCCCTCGGAGGAGCCGGAGCTGGAGCCGGAGCCGGAGTcagagccggagccggagccggagcccgaGCTGGCGGCTCAAGGAGAGGATGCAGAGCCCGGCGGGCAGCGGGCGGGGCCGTCACTTAGCAGCAGCGCCCCAGTCTCGTCCCAGCCCGGCCCGGTCCCGACCCCGCTCCCCGCAGTCCCGGAGCTCCACATGGACCTGCCTCTTGCCAACCAGCCGCTGGACCACCCCACCCGGGCCCGGCCAAGGCCCCGCCGCCGTCACCACCAGCCGCCCAGCAAGGTCCAG GTACCTCCCGTTGTGCCTGAGGAGGAAAACGGCCTTAATGCCCGGGTGGACGAAGGTGTGGACGAGTTCTTCTCCAAGAGACTGATACACCAAGAGAGACT GTGGTCCCCTCGGGATACAGTCCCTGAACCTGGGACCCCTGTCAGCTCCCGAACACTCCGGAAAAAGCTGGGCACCCTTTTTGCCTTCAAGAAGCCACGGTCAACTCGGGGGTCTAGGGCTGAGCCTGACACCAGCCCTGGGGCTCCTCCTCGAACCCGGAAAGCCGCATTCAGTGACCTTCTACGCCCACCCAGCCGGCCTGGCCGAGCAGAGGAACCTGGAGTTGAAGGGAGTTTGGAAGGAGTACCCAGTTGCTCCCCAGATCCTGCCCGTAGGAGTCGACCTCGTTATGCCAGAGAAGGCAAAGCTCATTCTATGATCCTGctttctgcagatgaggaagagGCCCTAGGTGGGCGGCAGGAGAAG CGTCGACCATTGGAACGAGGAGACACAGAGATGCCTCCATCCTTCGAGCAGCGAGTACATGTCATGCTTCAGCGAATCGGTGTGGgcaggggaggtggaggaggtgaCAGCAAGAGGAAGCAG agcAAAGATGGGGAGATAAAGAAAGCCGGCTCCGATG GAGACATCATGGACAGCTCAGCTGAGTCGCCGCCCCTCTCTCTCAAGTCCAGAACACACTCAGTGTCTGCAG ATTCATCGTGCCGTCCGGGACCAGGAGGCCGGGGGCCGGAGCCTGTGGCCTGGAAGGCCCTGGGCCGGCAGCTGAATGCAGAACTCAGAGGGAAGGGCTGGGACCGGCCAGGACCCCGGACACCCTCCCCTAACCTGCTTCAACCTGAGCCCAGCTTCCCAAGCCCCTGTCCCAGCCCCATCCCATCCCCTCGGCTGTCCCCCCGAAGAGCCAGCAATGCTGGGAATTGCCAGCTCACCCAGGACAATGCCCTGGGAACCAGGAGCGAAG ACAATCACCTGAAGCCCCGAGCTGTCTTGGCCACCCGAAGAGCTGTATCTGTGCACGAAGAACAGCTCCAGGCCCCAGCAG CAGCTACGTCTCCCAGCAGAGAGGTGCCCCTGCGGCTACATCGTTCTCCCGTCCTCAAACGTCGTCCCCGGGTTGAAGACCCCTCATCATCACCGAGCCTGG GATCAGCCATGAGCACAGAGCCCCGGCTGCTGCCGCCACCGGATGAGCTGAAACCAGAGGTGCCTGCCAGCCTGGAGTCTGTCCCcttgaccacccctcccccagccacaGACCAAAGAGTGGGCAGCCAAGCACCTGCCACCCCCAGCCCCTGA